cccaacaaagatggaatagaagtgcgatgtctcactctgtagctaaaacagagagctcaacacacagggtgaaaagaggagctgcagcaatgtgtgcagtacaacaaaaatatggtgttatttgaaaattaaaccatgtaaacctattctgatataacctctaaatacaattatgaatctgaaaatgagcataatatgagcactttaatatccAGGGTGTGGAAGTTACAAAAAGCAAACGTGTGGCCAATTTTCTTGGTATTTattcaacattaaaaaaaaaagttaaactaAAAGTCAAACGCAAACAGGGAAAGGCATTTGAACAGGAAGGATGTTGACGTGATTTCCGTAGGCTTAGACCGGGGAAAGTTGTTTCCTGAAGTTGACACTGCGTCGATAATTTTCACAGCAAAGCTCGGGTGCTTAAGTGCAAAATGACTCCGACAGGTTTGTCGGAATTTTGATAGACGTCAGGTGAACTCTGTCTGACGAAAAGATGAGCTCCAAGACTGAAGACACAGGTAACGTTAATACAAACAGCAACATTAAACTTTAATCTGCTTTACTTCTAACGAGATTGGTTGTGAGGTGATACTGAcctctttacagtttgaatttaaGTAAACATTGACGTTAACGCGTTGCCTGTCTTCACTGCCAGTGAAACCTGTTGATTGTGAAGCAGCTCTGGTCAGTTAATCGATACCCGGCCTATTAGCATCGCTGCTAACCATAGAAATGAACGGGCGCTGCTagcagctagctaacgtcaacattGTAGCTTAATTTACTTGTATCCAAACTGGGTCCTGCTTTTCGAGACAATCCTGTTGCGGTAGTAGCAGTGTAATGTTGACGTTAGCAACTTTAGGTCCCTTGCCTTGCTACATGTTTACCAAAGCAACAAGTGTTGCTGTAAAGTTTTCCAACATAAGATGTCTCGACCCTCAGCTCTGCTTCAGCAACAATAGTCAAAGAAAGATAAATATTGACTTCTTATTGGGTGCCATGACAATGCTTTATGgttttttaagtgttttgtcttacactttttttctacatattggGGTTTAGTAAGATCAGAAGAAAAGACAAAGTATATAAATATTTGTAATTATAATTACTATTTTTACACTTACAGCAGTAGAGTCCATGGGACTTTGCCggcttacgtgcagtttagtgtcacaaattattttccaaaaactgagtgtcccaaatgatgagggtcttatttgagacaggttaaggttaggggtagggtagcacaggtggtttagcaggttcataattaaggacattgtatgaggaatttgggacactaaactgcacgtatagcGACTTTGCCTTTAGTTTATTTAGCAATTTACTCATTTGAATCATGGCTCATTCTCCTTATTGATCTCCCAGTGTACTAAACAATGTAATCAATTGGTCATATGTTGGTAGATGTTACACTCAAACAATAAAGGATGTTGTCAGGTGGGGTCATTCATGGTCATTCAAaatacacatactcacacacactatTACATGACTGGATGATCTATATATTTAAAGGATGTGTATGCATCTTTCAGACAACTCTGTCAATCTACTATGTACACGCCTAAGAAGGATGACATAACATGCTTCATAGCTTTACAAAACTAAAGTATGCAAAGAATTTCAAGTTGCGTCCTGCAAAGCTCTCTTCTAATCTAATAGTAAGGTATTTACAGGTTTTGTCTGATTGCTAGTAATGCAGATTCCTTTTGGTTGTGTTTCCCATATTTGCGTGATTCCGTCCCTACTGATGCAAACACTCTCAAAACAATGTAATGAAGGCAAAACGCAGCAACCTGTTAATCATTTTCAGTGGCGAGCCTGCAGGCCCAGCTAGCCGAGTGCCGAGCTCAGGCCGAACACTGGCAGGGTGTGGCGACGATCTGTGAGCTGAACAAACAGGAGGAACTAACAGAGCTACAAAAACAATGTGATCAAGAGATCCAGTCCCTGCAGGAGGCTCTCAgaggtcagtgtgtgtttggctgGGCGTtcatgtgtacatgtgtgtaatAAGCAGGGTGTGTTTGGGACAGGCCTTGTTTGCACATGGTCtaataaagtattttttgtGTGCTACTTTTGTAAGGAGAAATAAATCGGAGCCTAAATAATTTGGATCACCAttggatatgttttcatgattCATGATAAAAACctgttatattgtttttaaaaatactgGTACTATTTTTTAAGGGAACTAAACCGCTCAATGTTTTTTGGTTTTAATTTTTGCTTTCtgattgtgtttttaattgagtccaaatgactaaaaaaatattaattaccCTGTTGACTTTCAATCAATAGTATTGATCAATCATTTAATACAAAGCTCAGAATGAGCCGACTAAAATGTTGGCATGTATCCAAGGTATTCAATAACCTAAAAGGTCAGGGACAGGTAAACAGTTACTGTACATCTATGGTAAGTTATGCTgctttttaaaacaataaaagttcAACTTTAAAGTCTTGCCAATAAAATTGAATGTAAACTCAAGTGCAGCTACACCCTTTTAAAGTATTTTGAGCTGTATTTGGGAACTATTGAGGCAAACGAGATATCGTTCATCAGACTGGAGgcttaaataattattttatgatTCTGTTGTGTTTACAGAGACAGCAGCGCAGTATGAGGCCAGGATATCTGTCCTTCAGTCTCAGCCTGTGGAGTGGAGAAGAGGCAGTGGGCACAACATGGTCTGTGTTTAATTTTGtgttccccccctccccccccaaaaaTTGTTTCCAAATGTTCTGGACTTAATCCCAGCATTTGTTTTTCTCTACCTGTTAGATCAGTGGAAGGAAAGGCAGGATGGATGCAGAAGTCGCCAGCAATGAACCCCAAACATCGATCGCCAACAGTCTGGCCGAGGCCGAAGCCATGGGGTCAACGGACAGGAGGCACAACCAATTAGCGGAGCTCGAGGCGTCGATGGCGGAGGGAGAAGGGACGCCGCCTACAACGGAAGCGTATTTTTCACTGCGGCACTGCGACTCGGCCTCGTTGTCCTCCTTCTCCTTAGACACGCCCTCTCTACCCAGAAAACTCCACGCTCAGGAAGACACTGACTCTCTGGTGTCCACAGGAACTTTAGTGCCTGAAGCCATCTACCTACCACCGGCCGGACACCGGCTGGTCACACACGGCGACTGGGATGCACTCAATTCTCAGGTACCAATTTAAAACCATATCAAAGGTCAGGTTTTTTCACTTTCAGAAAAGAAGAACATTCAGGCCATTGTATAGCAATAGAAAAATTATCCTTACAATCTGTGCAATTTTAATTAATTGCGGCAAGTTTTGAATATGACCCAAAGCTTCCCCGTAGACAAATTACTTTGCGGTGTAACGAATGTGTGGTGTGTTGGGCAGGTGTCAGAGCTGCGAGGGGAGGTGAGTCGGCTGCAGGCTGAGAAGGAGGAGCTGGAGAGAGAACTGGACACACAgaccaaccacacacacaaacaggtgaGCAGCACTGCTCAGAGTGTGGCGATACAGCAGTGAGTGTATAGAGAGTGAGCCAGTCACACATAGTGGATATGATGTGTGCAGTCTTAAACACATtttcgtttgtgtgtgtgtgttttcaggtatCAATGCTCCAGTGTCAGGTCCACACTTCAGAGGCCCTCCTGCAGGATTTGAAGAAATCTTTTAGCCAATCACAGAATGCCGTCCAGAGTCGGCTGGTGAGTGATATGATGTCGATcctacagagtgtgtgtgactgtgtcaaAGATGGTCATTTCCCTTAATGGAAgaattcaacattttgggaaatacacttatttgctttcctgACCAGATTTGAAATCAATACCACGTACATGTCTGTACAGCTAGTTAGCTTGGTTTAGCATAAAGAGTGGAAAAAGGGGgaaactgctagcctggctctgtccaaaggtaacaaaatcgaCCTACCAGCCATAAAAAAAGGAAGTTTACAAACAATAAGTTATGGTTTTAGAGGTTttgattttacatttctgttaggGTTAGGACAgattacaaaaaaagatatacaattagtgagctttagaaatACTTGCCTTTGGAGgcagccaggctagctgtttcaccCCTTTTCCGGTGTTtatgttaagctaagctaaccagctgctggctccagctacatatttaccgtacagactTAAGAGTGTTGTTGATCTTTTTAACCTTAATTCTGCAATAAAGAGAATTGAACTTTCAAATTTCTTTTATGATTAGTTTTGCTTTAATTGTCTTGATTTAAAATGGAAAGATGCCAAGAACAGAAAAGAAGGGGTGGCTCATAAATGGTATTTTTGCCATTAATGTGTAACCCTAGTGCATTGCATATGAACACGTTATTCACTAGGCGTATGTGTTAaaatctgcatttgtgtgtccaGGCAGAGTTATCCTTTTCCCAGAGGAAGGTGTGCAGTGAGCTGTCCAGACTGAAAGGAGAGGAGGTTGATGATGAGGGACCAGAGTCCAGCTCATCATTTCCAGCAACACTGCAGGTACGATTACTGTTCAAGGTTTTTCATTTACTGAGTGCTGCAGCAAGGAAAACTAacttaaaaataatgtatttgacATTATTCACATCCAGTGAGTTAATGAGAATGACATGTATAGTTTTGCATAGCATTGCAAAGGGAACAGAAACCTGTTTGTTCATGTGACTTCCCTTTAATTAGTTTCTGCTTTTCTTCATTTCGGATAGTTGTTGGGATGACCTTAAATAGTTAAAACGGCTCACATATTTACTTAATTTACCAtaagaatgtgttttttgtcAACTTTGGAGGACTTGGCTTTGGACTTTGCCCTGGCTGGTTCTGGAAGTAGTTGGTTGTTGGTAGTTTAAAATCttccataatatatatattccatAATTTGAAAAGTCTTGCAGTACAGGGGAACAGGTAGTGTTTGTGCAAATGGTAATGGTTCAGCCTTATTGCTCCACAGCCTTGCAGCAGCAGGCAGTTACTGCATGTGTATCTCCTGCTTgtggtgtcagtgtgtgtgtgtctgtgtgttgactGTTGACCCCTAACCTACAGGGGGCGCACTGTGAGGAGCGTCTTCGCATTGAGATTGTCAACCTGAGGGAGCAGCTGGACACCCGGACAGAGGAGAATGGTCCGTGGATTATATTATTCATACTTAGGGGAGGTTTGCAACACTGACTGTCTTGGCACTGAACCATGTTTTATTCTTCCTTTCTCCCTTTCTTCCTGCCTGCTCTCAA
This window of the Sander lucioperca isolate FBNREF2018 chromosome 21, SLUC_FBN_1.2, whole genome shotgun sequence genome carries:
- the rabep2 gene encoding rab GTPase-binding effector protein 2, with the protein product MSSKTEDTVASLQAQLAECRAQAEHWQGVATICELNKQEELTELQKQCDQEIQSLQEALRETAAQYEARISVLQSQPVEWRRGSGHNMISGRKGRMDAEVASNEPQTSIANSLAEAEAMGSTDRRHNQLAELEASMAEGEGTPPTTEAYFSLRHCDSASLSSFSLDTPSLPRKLHAQEDTDSLVSTGTLVPEAIYLPPAGHRLVTHGDWDALNSQVSELRGEVSRLQAEKEELERELDTQTNHTHKQVSMLQCQVHTSEALLQDLKKSFSQSQNAVQSRLAELSFSQRKVCSELSRLKGEEVDDEGPESSSSFPATLQGAHCEERLRIEIVNLREQLDTRTEENEVLEVQLSSLKTETERIQAQKDQLQAELLACRTELEALRVALSHMQSTNKTLSTDKATLHQKCLELRSQVISLRSQVDTSQTVQRDFVQLSQSLQVKLEVIRQAESLEQVREILEEGVSEASSSPADAS